A single region of the Zygotorulaspora mrakii chromosome 4, complete sequence genome encodes:
- the RIM15 gene encoding protein kinase RIM15 (similar to Saccharomyces cerevisiae RIM15 (YFL033C); ancestral locus Anc_8.34), translating to MDTATTDDNLLPIISKSASSSSSTSSSGYDKQLRLATEKNPVILMELAQDGAIRYISDTWETLIGPRHRTHIADLIVGSEDDKQVFHRAIEMMLMNDDLSYTVTFNVLRTKDESISSAEVSGVHSNCSNEIISATEGDSDDSRIITLEACGILIRDNETHLALHSMWIVKPYSLREFEEEVNSILPPDFIKRLGFGATLFAEYLKEIENEQIVDQDDLPNPKMVLCRVCETIVPAWWLETHSEHCVCEHRLDSLIHLLHDNLVEALMLLKNDAIQEYKQLPINVRSASTQMVLQSLKELCDIAINVNISEIRLPGSTQAATEDILMNPITLTQGYQRAIYDFSPNTKWNIENVQNWQVNMKEELESNVGLSLLAHDTIDLAKKKIDAVLRLDNAMTYSLKIKNEVNNWVLQLILIQIEKNRNNLRDNANAPDNICSLKGIVLSDQANEPPAQENETFNSNELHSLEVHASLSKADVEREGPNDYVRFQQPQLHHVQEEIFANSYMQNDSMPEKRKEGPDIEVQRSGRVSSDQNSSYSSFSSTRFESKSLSRSLTPRQRLDDQQSILQAIGNESSNKKDLSTIDVTAIVDRTATSPSLPSIISTKPNSFTNSSLLPKYKSTVSLTQGRSSPLPSMDAVHLSREDSSSRRSDDKSPVLLNSGLPKNYLTPEQYPSSSSLPKQPLSPLLLATNQSKSTVSSIKDYDILKPISKGAYGSVYLARKKLTGDYFAIKILKKSDMIAKNQITNVKSERAIMMVQSDKPYVARLYASFQNKDNLFLVMEYLPGGDLSMLIKMMGFLPEKWAKQYISEVIVGVDDMHQNSIIHHDLKPDNLLIDLNGHVKLTDFGLSRAGLVRRHQNLSRPRKASLSLDSGDHSSVGSNDVKPQVTYVDHRTRSNSSSSSIIRPSSCNRKGSIKHADIEQLQAGQLAHSAQSSHSMALGDITLKEKYRNDSLTSSNSNTDISALQRSDSQVSFSLLNISRPSTPTLPILNTMHVRNTSNASDILSDTPVDLALFHPEDSRQDKSFFGTPDYLAPETIEGTGEDDRCDWWSVGCILFELLYGYPPFHASSPEDVFKKILAREIQWPSYSNPEEQEAFENSLAKDLLSKLLVIDPSERLGSNGAQEIKDHPYFADVDWNRVYDEEASFVPSIEHPEDTDYFDLRGAVLEDFDDTEGELGDTTVPGFTPLLNAGGSDRRHSASFSASHGEYSPNTPLNKLCVSSVLESVSKENSNRSSPTLKHFPLAIPPHMRDRRVSKLNDSQTEFGSFYFRNLSALDKANKDAINRLKSEHLTDSPGGHRRSSSASHVSSSSDSSGARTRAGRVSASGSPGGVGHGPSKSFSVFDSPSLKVSSPDMSFGTDSNISARKGSGGNNHSSASSGILHFNDDFSTASKLRSPLSPTYGNSPHMTPSHTARSRLITNSSQPRRGSNDVSMEEHERLSAISRVNSLRFRRRSGRRSSGSSEVGYHMDVLVCEPIAIHRYRVSKDLESLGCSVVSVGAGDELISRATSGVKFDLIFTALKIPKLGAVDIVRLLKHTNSVNSATPVVAITNYYQEAINDDVFDEVLEKPVAYDQLRKSVAKYALQKAQQQEDTIISDSDFESNS from the coding sequence ATGGACACAGCAACAACTGATGATAATCTTTTGCCAATAATTTCGAAGTCagcatcatcatcctcgTCGACATCTTCTTCCGGTTATGACAAGCAATTGCGGTTGGCTACAGAAAAGAACCCTGTCATATTGATGGAGTTAGCGCAGGATGGCGCTATAAGATACATATCAGACACCTGGGAAACCTTGATAGGTCCAAGACACAGGACACATATTGCTGATTTGATCGTGGGGTCTGAAGACGATAAGCAGGTGTTTCATAGAGCTATTGAGATGATGCTAATGAACGATGATCTTAGCTATACAGTGACGTTCAATGTTTTACGTACAAAAGACGAGTCTATATCAAGTGCAGAAGTGAGTGGAGTGCATAGCAATTGTTCTAATGAAATTATATCTGCGACTGAAGGTGACAGTGATGATTCTAGGATTATCACTTTGGAAGCTTGTGGGATATTGATTCGTGATAACGAAACACATTTGGCACTGCACTCGATGTGGATTGTGAAGCCATACAGTCTTCGAGAGTTTGAAGAGGAAGTAAATTCCATCCTACCACCTGATTTTATCAAGCGATTAGGTTTCGGTGCGACTCTTTTTGCTGAGTACttgaaagagattgaaaacGAACAAATAGTGGACCAAGATGATCTGCCCAATCCAAAAATGGTACTATGTAGGGTTTGCGAGACAATTGTCCCCGCATGGTGGTTAGAAACGCATTCCGAACATTGCGTTTGCGAACATAGGTTGGATTCCCTGATACATTTATTGCACGATAACCTAGTAGAGGCGTTgatgcttttgaaaaatgatgcaattCAAGAATACAAGCAACTGCCAATAAATGTACGATCAGCTTCTACACAAATGGTTCTacaatctttgaaagaattatgTGACATCGCAATAAATGTAAATATAAGCGAAATTCGCTTGCCGGGCAGTACACAAGCAGCAACAGAAGATATACTGATGAATCCGATTACTTTGACACAAGGTTACCAACGAGCAATCTATGACTTTTCTCCAAATACTAAATggaatattgaaaatgttcaGAACTGGCAAGTTaatatgaaagaggaaCTGGAATCAAATGTGGGGTTGTCTCTACTAGCTCATGATACCATAGACTTggccaaaaaaaaaatagatgCGGTCTTAAGACTGGATAATGCGATGACTTACTCtctcaaaataaaaaacgAAGTCAATAACTGGGTATTGCAGTTAATTCtaattcaaattgaaaagaacaGAAATAATCTTCGGGATAATGCTAACGCTCCGGATAATATCTGTTCATTGAAAGGAATTGTCTTATCAGATCAGGCTAACGAACCACCTGCACAGGAGAATGAAACTTTTAACTCTAATGAGCTACATTCATTGGAGGTACACGcttctctttcaaaggCTGACGTAGAGAGAGAAGGTCCTAATGATTATGTAAGATTCCAACAGCCGCAGTTACATCATGTCCAAGAGGAAATATTCGCTAACTCCTATATGCAGAATGATAGCATGCccgaaaagagaaaagaagggCCAGACATTGAAGTACAACGAAGTGGAAGGGTTTCCAGCGATCAGAATTCGAGTTATAGTAGCTTCAGCAGCACAAGATTTGAATCGAAATCGTTATCGAGGTCGCTCACACCGAGACAACGGTTAGACGACCAACAATCTATATTGCAAGCAATTGGGAACGAATCGTccaataaaaaagatttatcGACAATTGATGTCACTGCAATTGTGGATAGGACGGCTACCAGTCCTTCCTTGCCCAGTATCATCTCCACAAAACCAAATAGCTTcacaaattcatcattgcTACCGAAGTATAAATCAACAGTTTCACTGACTCAGGGAAGATCTTCCCCACTTCCTTCAATGGATGCAGTTCATCTGTCACGAGAGGACAGCAGTTCCAGACGCAGTGACGATAAATCCCCAGTTCTATTAAATAGCGGACTTCCAAAGAATTATCTTACTCCAGAACAATATCCAAGCTCAAGTAGTCTGCCGAAGCAACCATTATCCCCGTTGCTGTTGGCTACCAACCAGAGTAAAAGTACAGTTTCAAGCATTAAGGAttatgatattttgaaaccaATTAGCAAAGGTGCATATGGAAGTGTTTATCTTGCTCGGAAAAAGCTTACCGGTGATTATTTTGCCATCAAAATACtaaaaaaatctgatatGATTGCAAAGAATCAAATCACCAACGTCAAATCGGAGAGAGCTATTATGATGGTGCAGAGTGATAAGCCATACGTCGCTCGTCTTTACGCATCATTTCAGAACAAAGACAATTTGTTTCTTGTAATGGAATATCTTCCCGGAGGCGACTTATCCATGCTTATAAAGATGATGGGCTTTCTTCCCGAAAAATGGGCCAAGCAATACATAAGCGAAGTTATTGTTGGTGTCGACGATATGCACCAGAATTCTATCATTCACCATGATCTTAAACCTGATAACCTTTTGATAGATCTCAACGGGCATGTTAAACTCACAGATTTTGGACTTTCAAGGGCAGGGTTGGTTCGTCGTCATCAAAACCTGTCTCGACCTCGAAAAGCTAGTCTTTCGCTAGATAGTGGAGATCATAGTTCTGTGGGCTCTAATGACGTTAAGCCACAGGTAACCTACGTGGATCATAGGACGAGATCAAATTCAAGTAGTAGCAGCATCATAAGACCGTCATCTTGTAACAGAAAAGGTTCCATCAAACATGCAGATATAGAGCAACTGCAAGCAGGTCAGTTAGCACATTCAGCTCAATCTTCTCATTCGATGGCTCTAGGGGATATTACTCTAAAGGAAAAGTACAGAAATGATTCTCTGACTAGCTCAAATTCTAATACAGATATTTCTGCCCTACAAAGAAGTGACTCTCAAgtatctttttctttattgaaTATATCGAGACCTAGTACGCCAACTCTACCAATTCTGAATACCATGCACGTTCGAAATACTTCTAACGCATCTGATATCCTGTCCGATACACCTGTTGACTTGGCTCTCTTCCATCCCGAAGACTCGAGGCAAGATAAATCATTCTTTGGCACACCGGATTATTTGGCTCCTGAAACCATAGAAGGAACCGGGGAAGACGACAGATGTGACTGGTGGTCTGTTGGATGTATTCTTTTCGAGTTGCTTTATGGCTATCCCCCATTTCATGCCTCTTCCCCTGAggatgttttcaaaaaaattcttgcTAGAGAAATTCAATGGCCTTCTTACTCGAATCCTGAAGAGCAGGAAGCATTCGAGAATTCCTTAGCCAAAGATTTGCTCTCGAAGTTACTTGTCATAGATCCTTCAGAGAGGTTGGGGTCCAATGGGGCTCAAGAAATCAAGGACCATCCCTATTTTGCAGATGTTGATTGGAATCGTGTCTACGATGAAGAAGCATCGTTCGTTCCTAGTATTGAGCATCCGGAAGATACAGATTATTTCGACCTTCGGGGAGCAGTCTTGGAAGATTTCGATGATACTGAGGGTGAGTTGGGTGATACTACTGTTCCAGGTTTCACACCATTGCTTAATGCTGGCGGCTCTGATCGCCGGCACTCTGCTTCTTTCTCCGCATCTCACGGTGAATATAGTCCTAATACGCCGCTCAACAAGCTCTGTGTGTCATCAGTTTTGGAATCCGTGTCGAAGGAAAATAGCAACAGATCTTCGCCAACTCTAAAGCATTTTCCATTAGCAATACCGCCTCATATGAGGGATCGCAGAGTCAGCAAATTGAACGACTCTCAAACCGAGTTTGGCTCCTTTTATTTTAGAAACCTCTCAGCCTTGGATAAGGCAAACAAAGATGCTATTAACAGGTTGAAGAGTGAGCATTTAACAGACTCGCCAGGGGGTCATCGGCGCTCATCTTCGGCTTCCCATGTGAGCTCTTCTTCTGATAGTTCAGGCGCTAGGACAAGGGCCGGTAGAGTTTCAGCTTCTGGATCACCTGGTGGTGTAGGTCATGGCCCTAGTAAATCTTTTAGTGTCTTCGACTCTCCATCTTTAAAAGTTTCTTCACCGGATATGAGTTTTGGCACTGATTCTAATATTTCAGCAAGGAAGGGAAGTGGAGGAAATAATCATAGTTCAGCTAGCAGTGGCATCTTACATtttaatgatgatttttcaactgcAAGTAAATTGAGATCGCCATTGTCACCCACGTATGGAAATTCGCCGCATATGACACCATCCCACACTGCAAGAAGTAGATTGATAACAAATAGTTCGCAGCCAAGAAGGGGCTCTAACGATGTATCGATGGAAGAGCACGAGCGACTGTCAGCAATATCGAGGGTCAATTCACTACGtttcagaagaagaagtggaCGGAGAAGTTCTGGGAGCAGTGAGGTTGGTTATCACATGGATGTTCTCGTCTGTGAACCCATTGCAATCCATAGATACCGTGTTAGCAAGGATCTAGAATCCCTGGGTTGTTCAGTTGTAAGCGTAGGTGCTGGCGATGAACTCATCAGCAGAGCCACAAGCGGAGTAAAGTTTGATCTTATATTCACAGCACTCAAAATCCCAAAACTTGGTGCAGTGGATATCGTTAGGCTGCTAAAACACACTAACAGTGTCAACTCAGCAACACCAGTCGTTGCGATAACAAACTATTACCAGGAAGCCATCAATGACGACGTGTTCGACGAGGTTCTTGAAAAGCCAGTCGCTTACGATCAATTACGGAAATCCGTGGCCAAATACGCCTTACAGAAGGCCCAACAGCAGGAAGATACGATCATTAGTGATAGTGACTTTGAGTCCAATAGCTAG
- a CDS encoding 60S ribosomal protein eL22 (similar to Saccharomyces cerevisiae RPL22B (YFL034C-A) and RPL22A (YLR061W); ancestral locus Anc_8.31), translating into MAPNTSRKQKITKTFTVDVSSPVENGVFDPASYAKYLIDHIKVENAVGNLGNAITVEEDGSVVTIVSTTKFSGKYLKYLTKKYLKKNQLRDWIRFVSTKTNEYKLAFYQVTPEDEEAEE; encoded by the exons ATGGCTCCAAAC ACTTCTAGAAAGCAAAAGATTACCAAGACCTTCACTGTTGATGTTTCGTCTCCAGTTGAAAACGGTGTTTTTGACCCAGCTTCTTACGCTAAGTATTTGATCGACCACATCAAGGTTGAAAACGCAGTTGGTAACTTGGGTAACGCCATCACTGTCGAAGAAGATGGTTCCGTCGTCACTATTGTTTCCACTACCAAGTTCTCTGGTAAGTACTTGAAGTACTTAACCAAGAAGTActtgaagaagaaccaATTGAGAGACTGGATCAGATTTGTTTCCACCAAGACCAACGAGTACAAATTGGCCTTCTACCAAGTCACCCCAGAGGACGAAGAAGCCGAAGAATAA
- the MIL1 gene encoding Mil1p (similar to Saccharomyces cerevisiae YFL034W; ancestral locus Anc_8.32) has product MSDSEEDLGFQLKTLKIASKAQSRHGCDDSSNLKNAMMPEEEYGDLAAPSTNSVVQNESVDTDQYEGDRQKDKMEGAQINEEPNEDQSKALDYEKTSLRSSRASENSRSCGPEQVSSTEMGHETTTGSDYNENAANDQERLDLAHDLDLNLDTDSDGEWQNMNAIASYNVYNEKGELDLRTHGDDNTRTLSQEMLSQTMNHLGNYNGVSPEQKKTATFGYTKVAAEEQAYRSYNANRKTDFLFDHKRMKKLNDSKNSLSGNADSVSHTETEKDSYDEYEEDVEPMDDLNADTQLNITRSLLSDKEKFAYVGAINVLSNQLCTDLATLCLCTDIVSHKKLAQRLQFAQKDTARWKTEILHRLYEHLGLIFEEIQMIEKLSMHGVRLEDLCKCLQTTQSINNPFEVNDVEEQDILEKKEKEGPKEETEKHDRADEDTQAPVKEVLLNSESDVKAGSVRDHDTPNDKTTESNADTPDVNVVPTEIIQPQNIKNQGQLEVDITWTIICDLFLLLLQDATYDARSRTLLIKFGDLLNINNVEICEFERRVTDSLDMEQSTEDQVWNESEHMKDRRKRRKRRKMCYVGLAMVGGSLVLGLSGGLLAPVIGAGIAAGLSTIGITGATGFLTGAGGATVVALTSTAIGGNIGARGMSKRMGSVRTFEFRPLHNNRRVNLIISVSGWMIGNEDDVRLPYSTVDPVEGDLYSLFWEPEMLKSIGQTINIVANEVFTQVIQQVLGATILTAFISAIQWPMGLSKLGYILDNPWSVSLDRAWAAGLILADTLMSRNLGERPVTLMGFSLGSRVIYSCLVELCKRKAHGLIENVFIFGTPVVRKKEHLVMARSVVSGRFVNAYSLKDWMLAYLFRAAAGGFSKVMGIAPVEGVEGVENFDCTETVDGHLAYRKNMPKLLKQLGVSVVSEEFVEIEETMDPEQVKRQRKLVHDVDAAQKKLLEKKSHNGWIPKWMRPKKSKWRTMVEDAVEEANDLESVEELSPELPQVKKRDHALVDHAALMHELQLIKAALHEGQLNNQNIEEEIPSKADIEPPQREQKSAEKCREETAPPAVSSNNFQLLTAGRTVLPEDDSSKNKAMEFAFADDF; this is encoded by the coding sequence ATGTCCGACTCTGAAGAGGATTTAGGCTTTCAGCTGAAGACGCTGAAGATAGCGTCTAAGGCGCAGAGTCGCCACGGTTGTGATGATAGCAGTAATCTCAAGAATGCCATGATGCCGGAAGAAGAGTATGGGGATTTAGCAGCCCCTTCAACAAACTCAGTGGTGCAAAATGAGAGTGTTGATACAGATCAGTATGAAGGGGATAGACAGAAGGACAAGATGGAGGGTGCACAAATAAACGAGGAGCCAAATGAAGATCAGTCCAAAGCTCTTGATTATGAAAAAACATCATTGAGAAGCAGCAGGGCTTCTGAAAACAGCCGTAGCTGCGGTCCTGAACAGGTTTCGAGTACTGAAATGGGTCATGAAACGACTACTGGGAGCGACTATAATGAAAACGCAGCTAACGATCAGGAGCGTTTAGATTTAGCACATGATCTGGATCTCAATTTAGATACTGATTCAGATGGCGAGTGGCAAAATATGAATGCTATTGCATCCTACAATGTATACAATGAGAAGGGAGAACTTGACTTACGAACGCATGGGGACGACAATACGAGAACATTATCACAAGAAATGCTCTCTCAAACTATGAATCATTTAGGTAATTATAATGGGGTTAGTCCGGAACAGAAGAAAACTGCTACATTTGGTTACACCAAAGTAGCCGCCGAAGAACAAGCGTATAGGTCATACAATGCTAATCGTAAGACAGATTTTTTGTTCGACCataaaagaatgaaaaaattgaatgattcaaagaattcatTAAGTGGAAATGCGGATTCTGTATCACACAcagaaactgaaaaggATTCATATGATGAATATGAAGAGGATGTTGAACCGATGGATGATCTCAACGCTGATACTCAATTGAATATAACAAGAAGCTTGTTGAGcgataaagaaaaatttgcctATGTAGGTGCCATAAATGTATTGTCAAATCAACTTTGTACAGATCTGGCGACGTTATGTCTCTGTACCGATATTGTGTCACATAAAAAACTAGCTCAAAGGCTGCAATTTGCACAGAAAGATACGGCAAGATGGAAAACCGAAATATTGCATCGTTTGTATGAGCATTTGGGCCTTATATTCgaagaaattcaaatgattGAAAAGCTATCAATGCATGGCGTTCGTTTAGAGGATCTCTGCAAATGTCTTCAAACGACACAAAGTATAAACAATCCATTCGAGGTGAATGATGTTGAAGAGCAAGACATTcttgagaaaaaagaaaaggaaggCCCCAAggaagaaactgaaaaacATGATAGAGCTGACGAAGATACGCAAGCGCCTGTGAAAGAGGTCTTGCTTAATAGTGAAAGCGATGTGAAAGCAGGAAGTGTGCGAGATCATGACACCCCAAATGATAAAACTACTGAGAGCAATGCAGATACTCCTGATGTAAATGTGGTTCCAACTGAAATAATTCAAcctcaaaatataaaaaatcaaggtCAATTGGAAGTTGATATAACTTGGACTATCATATGTGATTTGTTTTTGCTTTTACTGCAAGATGCTACTTACGATGCTCGATCTCGGACACTGCTTATAAAGTTTGGTGATTTACTGAATATAAATAATGTCGAAATAtgtgaatttgaaagacgTGTAACAGACTCACTTGACATGGAACAATCCACAGAGGATCAAGTTTGGAATGAAAGTGAACACATGAAAGATAGGcgcaaaagaagaaaacgaaGGAAAATGTGTTACGTTGGACTGGCAATGGTTGGAGGTTCATTGGTTCTAGGTTTAAGTGGAGGTCTGCTGGCACCGGTAATTGGTGCAGGTATTGCCGCAGGACTATCTACAATTGGTATCACGGGTGCTACGGGCTTCCTGACAGGTGCAGGAGGAGCAACAGTTGTGGCACTCACAAGCACCGCAATCGGGGGTAATATTGGTGCCAGAGGTATGTCAAAACGAATGGGAAGCGTGAGAACATTTGAATTTCGTCCATTACATAATAACCGTCGAGTAAACCTGATAATAAGCGTTTCTGGCTGGATGATTggtaatgaagatgatgttCGTTTACCTTATTCCACTGTTGATCCAGTTGAGGGTGACTTGTATTCGCTATTCTGGGAGCCTGAGATGTTAAAATCTATTGGTCAAACAATAAACATTGTTGCAAATGAGGTCTTCACACAAGTCATACAACAAGTTCTCGGTGCAACGATCCTGACTGCATTTATATCTGCAATTCAATGGCCAATGGGCCTTTCCAAATTGGGGTATATTTTGGACAATCCGTGGAGCGTCTCATTGGATAGAGCATGGGCTGCTGGCTTAATTTTAGCCGATACGCTTATGTCGAGGAATCTTGGAGAGAGACCAGTTACCTTAATGGGATTTTCATTAGGATCAAGAGTAATCTATTCATGTCTAGTGGAACTTTGTAAAAGGAAAGCGCATGGCCTTATTGAGAACGTGTTCATTTTCGGAACACCGGTAGTAAGAAAGAAGGAACACTTGGTTATGGCACGATCCGTTGTCAGCGGTCGATTTGTAAATGCATATTCTTTAAAGGATTGGATGCTTGCTTACCTTTTCCGTGCTGCAGCAGGCGGGTTTAGTAAAGTCATGGGCATCGCTCCTGTAGAAGGTGTTGAAGGTgtcgaaaattttgattgcACAGAGACCGTCGATGGTCATTTAGCATATCGTAAAAACATGCCGAAGCTGCTAAAGCAGTTAGGTGTTTCAGTGGTcagtgaagaatttgtcgaaattgaagaaaccaTGGATCCAGAACAAGTAAAGCGTCAAAGAAAGCTGGTGCACGACGTTGATGCagctcaaaaaaaattactcgaaaaaaaatcacatAATGGATGGATACCAAAATGGATGAGGCCCAAAAAATCTAAATGGCGTACTATGGTAGAAGATGCTGTTGAGGAAGCGAATGATTTAGAAAGTGTGGAAGAATTATCTCCTGAGCTTCCTCAagtcaaaaaaagagatcatGCTCTCGTGGATCACGCTGCACTAATGCACGAGTTACAGCTCATAAAAGCTGCTCTCCACGAAGGCCAGTTAAATAATCAGAATATAGAGGAGGAAATCCCCAGTAAAGCAGATATCGAACCCCCTCAAAGGGAGCAAAAGAGTGCAGAAAAGTGCCGAGAAGAGACTGCACCTCCTGCAGTAAGTTCAAACAATTTCCAGCTTCTGACAGCAGGAAGGACAGTGCTGCCAGAGGATGACAGCTCCAAAAACAAAGCAATGGAATTTGCTTTTGCAGATGATTTCTAA
- the FRS1 gene encoding phenylalanine--tRNA ligase subunit beta (similar to Saccharomyces cerevisiae FRS1 (YLR060W); ancestral locus Anc_8.33) yields the protein MPTISVNKQQLFDQIGKNYTTDEFDELCFQFGIELDEDTTEDALKNNEEPELKIEIGANRYDLLCIEGIAQSLNEYLERAETPKYKLSKPTTKLFIDPSTEQIRPYACAAILRNIKFTKYSYASFIALQDKLHSNICRNRTLVAVGTHDLDSIKGPFYYKALPPRDISFVPLNQTKEFDSAELMEFYKQPEQKNNLGRFVHIIESSPAYPVIKDANDTVCSLPPIINSEHSKISLETKNIFIEITATDKTKAEIVLNQLVAMFSRYCEDQFCVEPVEIVSEHNGQSRITPNFEERTVDTSISYINSALGLEQSPEQIASCLKKLSLHATPSKTNADVLNVKLPITRPDVLHPCDVMEDAAIGYGYDNLPKGTKLSNANFIASALPINKVADIFRIASSQASWLEVMPLTLCSHDENFKFLRLEDDGSQVVKLANPKTLEYQVVRTTLLPGILKTVKENRKHSLPIKVFETGDAVFKNDKLERKSYNERHWGAIYAGRTSGFEIIQGLLGKIMQTFRTEWLADYGANSSGRGYWTEQDDSLATYFPGRGASIFFRTREGEQPKKIGHMGVLHPEVMNNFEIPYAASYVELNAEAFL from the coding sequence ATGCCTACCATTTCCGTCAATAAGCAGCAATTGTTTGATCAGATAGGCAAAAACTATACCACAGATGAATTTGACGAACTATGTTTTCAGTTTGGTATTGAATTAGATGAGGACACTACAGAAGACGCATTGAAGAATAATGAGGAGCCGGAATTGAAAATAGAAATTGGTGCTAACCGTTACGACTTGTTGTGTATCGAAGGTATCGCACAATCGCTGAACGAGTACCTTGAAAGGGCCGAAACtccaaaatataaattgaGTAAGCCCACAACGAAATTGTTTATTGATCCATCCACTGAACAGATTAGACCATACGCATGTGCAGctattttgagaaatattAAATTTACCAAATATTCCTATGCGTCATTTATTGCTCTGCAAGACAAGCTCCACTCTAATATTTGTAGAAACAGAACACTTGTCGCCGTGGGTACCCATGATCTAGATTCCATCAAAGGACCATTCTATTATAAGGCTCTGCCACCAAGAGATATTAGCTTTGTACCACTCAATCAAACGAAAGAATTTGATAGTGCTGAACTGATGGAGTTTTACAAGCAAcctgaacaaaaaaataaccTGGGACGTTTTGTTCATATAATCGAGAGCTCACCAGCCTATCCTGTCATAAAAGACGCTAACGACACAGTTTGCTCTCTTCCTCCAATCATCAACTCCGAACACAGTAAGATATCTCTAGAAACgaagaatatttttattgaaattacTGCCACAGATAAAACGAAAGCAGAAATTGTCCTAAATCAATTAGTGGCCATGTTTTCTCGTTACTGTGAAGATCAATTTTGTGTTGAACCCGTCGAAATTGTCTCTGAACATAATGGTCAGTCTCGGATTactccaaattttgaagaaagaactgTCGATACTTCGATCTCTTATATCAACTCTGCTTTAGGTCTAGAACAATCACCAGAACAAATTGCTTCttgcttgaaaaaactatcCCTGCATGCTACGCCTTCAAAGACTAACGCTGACGTTTTAAATGTAAAGCTTCCAATTACCAGGCCCGATGTTCTACATCCTTGCGATGTTATGGAAGATGCCGCTATTGGTTACGGCTATGATAATTTGCCTAAAGGGACCAAGCTATCTAATGCGAACTTCATTGCATCAGCATTACCAATAAATAAAGTTGCCGATATTTTCAGAATTGCTTCCTCACAAGCATCTTGGCTTGAGGTTATGCCACTGACCTTATGCTCtcatgatgaaaatttcaaatttttaagaCTGGAGGATGATGGCAGCCAAGTTGTTAAACTTGCAAATCCAAAAACGTTGGAATATCAAGTTGTCAGAACTACCTTATTGCCTGGTATTTTAAAAACAGTGAAGGAGAAtagaaaacattctttgCCAATTAAGGTCTTTGAAACCGGTGATGCTGTCTTTAAGAATGACAAACTTGAGAGGAAATCATATAATGAACGTCATTGGGGTGCTATATATGCAGGCAGAACATCCggttttgaaatcattcAGGGCTTGTTGGGTAAAATAATGCAAACTTTCCGCACAGAGTGGCTTGCTGATTACGGAGCAAACTCATCAGGTAGAGGATATTGGACTGAGCAAGACGATTCTTTGGCTACCTATTTCCCCGGCAGAGGTGCTAGTATCTTCTTCAGAACCAGAGAAGGTGAGCAACCCAAAAAAATTGGGCATATGGGTGTTTTGCATCCTGAAGTCATGAacaactttgaaattcCATACGCCGCCTCTTATGTTGAGTTAAACGCCGAGGCTTTTTTATAA